Genomic window (Candidatus Fokinia cryptica):
TGCATAACAGTTGCTTACACTTATTTTGTCATGAAGAAAGGATTGTTAAAAATTCACTACTTAATGAACATTAGTGTTTTTTTACCTGTAAAAGAAAAAAATATTCTAAATATATATTTCAATAATATATGTATCATATACAATCTTGATATATGAAATAAAGCTTTGTTTGGATGAAGTGCTATATAATGGCATTCATTATAATGCTAGTTTTGCTACCGGATTTAGCTTGTTATGCGTCATCTAAAAAAGAGGAAAATAGATGTTCTCGTTTTAATGCGATATATCAAGGTAATTGTAATGGTAAGATACTAGCTCTTCACATTAGAAGGTTAACAGGTGGTACTATAGAAGTAACTTCTCCAAATCCGTTCAATGCTTCATATAAGGTTTCAATTTATGAATGTATGTCGCACAGAGATCCTTTAAATCGTCATACTGGATGTGCATATAATTATCTAAAACAGAAAGAGGTATTTACCTTTAATCCGTCTCAAGTGAATGATATCAGATCATATTCTGAAGGTTCATTATGTAAAAGTGGTGTTTTTTATAAAAAATCGGGCAAAATTGTGACTTGTTTATACTCTTATCCAACTGGTGATATCGATACATCTACCCTTTCAGAGGTACAAAGTAATGTATTGAATGAGTTATACTCTTTTCAAAAAACATGCAACAAAGACAATGCTTATGTATGTGTATGCGGAATAGTAGAAGAACATTATCTGGAATTTCATAATGATTTTCAAAGTAGAAATGTAATTGGATGTGTACCAATGATCACACTTCCACCACCACCAACTTTTAACCAAATTGTTACTCCTGTAGTAGTAGTTTCTATACAATCACCTAGTGGAGATTTACAGAAATGGTTTGAAGGAATTGGTAGTACATTTGATGCTCCAACCGTCCAAGTGCAGTCTTCTTCTATTAGTATGTATGAAAGCCCACCAACAATAACATTGCAGTACTCTTTTGATAAACCTGAAAATCTACAGAATTGTCAAAAATTACCGAATGTACCTGGAACATTTTGTCCATCTATCTCAATTGATGGTAGTTCAATATGCGTTACTCAGAATTTTACTGATGGTAGTTCTTCGAGTTCACTTGGGTGTGTTCCCCGTCCTTCTATAGGCGAAAGATCGAATATAGTAATTATGCCATACTATAATTACGGTAACACTAGTACGCAGTCGGTAGTGGTAGGGGTGCTACAATCGATGAATGATACAATTACACCTATACCGGCAACAGGAACGTTAATAGGTACAGATAGTAATGGTGCTCCATTATATCTCGATCAAAACTATAACTTGGTAACATTATCAAGTAGTAATCAATTCCAGAGTGCAGAATGTAGTCTTGCTAAAAATCTTGGAAGTAACATAGGCGATCCTTCTGCTCACGCATGTAAGTTATCTAGTGGTTATACTATAAAAATCGCAACTCTTATGTCTAGTGATGGTACTACGCCACTCACCAGTATAGGGGAGTATTATATGCTTTCTAGAGAATATGTTCCACTTAAGACTACTAGTGTATACAGTAAGAAAAAAAAATCTCCTGAGGAGATAAAATATTACAGTTATGCTCAATCTATAGTGGGGTTACAGAGTTATTCTAATAATATTGAAGGTACCTACAATCTTAGTATTAAAGCATTGATTTTGGGTAATAGTGCTCAGCAGAAGTATATGTATCTTACTTCATCGGGTGGTGAATGTGGTAAAAATTGTGAAATATTCGATGAATCGGAGGAAGATGCTGAGTATCCTGGAATTTCGACACTTAAATCTAATGTGAAAATGAAATTAAGCGAGATAAAAGCAAAAGTAGAGTATTATGCTAAGGAAATAATTCCAGATGCGCAGTCTATAATAAGCGATAATCCACAGATTACTGAGAATGCAAAAGTAAAAAATTTCATCAACAATCCTAAAATCACTAATTATAAAAAAGCTAAAAATGATCTAAAGAGAGAGAAGGAGAAGTTAGAAGATGATGTATGTCCTCCTAAGCATTGTTGGAATTGTTCATCTTGGAAGATTGGTGCTGCATCAGCTAATGCAATCGCACTTTATGTACCGGGAGGTTGGAGGACTAGAAAAGCTAAATATTGTTATTGTGGAGATGATGATGGATTATGTCATGCAGTAGATAATCAAGATTTGCTTTCTCTAGCACAAAGTAATCAAAGTGGAATTGAATATTTATCAGATAAATACAACGACGATAGCGATAAAGGTCAGAAAAAAATGAAATCAAATATAGAGTCACAAGCAGACTCTATATTATCAAAATATAATTATTGTTCATGTGCTTTATGTACGAGAAGTACTACTCAAGAAAAAGAAAATATAAAAAACACTTATCGAACTTATAGGAAGCAACTTCCTTCGATAGGTACAATACGCTCTTATTTTAATAAAAGACAAGAAGAACCAGTTGTTACAGAGCAAATCTTTATGGATAGAGCTGTTTGTCCAGGGATTTATGATGGTCCGGACAATATATATACGCATATTCCAGATAAAATTTGTATAATGAGTGCTAATACTGGATGGGATTTTATTTCAGGTAATAATAGACCAGATAATACAAATGTAACTTCTATTTTGTTACCGCCTCAACCAGTATGCACTAACCTTCCGTCAACGTGTAATATTTCTTCTGGGGCTGTACCAAATGCTACAATAGATAGTATCATTTCATCCCCTGTTGAGATCGATACGGCGAGTGGGAAGCCGGTAAGTATAAGACAACTAAGGCAAAAACTTAAATCACCACCTTCTTCCGGTAATAGTACAAGCACTTCCTCCACTACGACATCCCTTCCATCTAGCGTAAGTGTTAATACGATGGCAAGTGTTCAATGTAATAAAGGATATACTCCTGCTCCTGGTTTCTCTACTTACAGCTTCACTTTACCTCCTTTACCTTGCCATAAAAAAGCTTCTGAGGAGAGTTGCCCTGCATCACAAGGTAGTACAGCTACTAATACCTCAAGTACATCTTCTACTACTACAAGTACATCATCTTCTTGCCAAGGTAGTACAACCGCTACTGCAAGTACAACTACTAGTACTACCGCAAATACAGCAACCGCTACTGCAACAAGCACATCTTCTACTCCTCCCCTTCTTATGGAGTATAATGGTTATGATATGGTAACATATGGAATGTCTTCTTGTGTGATGGTTGAGCAAAAGGTACCGCCTTATATTTATTTTTACTATTATAATAATATAAATTCGACACCAACGATTGACATATCTGATGTTTATGGGACGTTTACTGATTGTAGAGGTAATGTATTTGGGGTTGGGAGTTGCGGAATTTTATCTGATTCGTTTTGTTTCGGTGGGATTTGTGGATACAGTATTATAATGTCTTACAATACTCCTATTGTGCAGAAAAGTATTTCCTCAGATTCAGTAATATTTTCTGGAAAAGTTTCAATAGGTACCATGTTAGGTGACCCTTATGCAGGAGATGGTTTTGTTGCTATTAACACTAATCAATTTAGTGATTGTTATTATGCCCGTGAAGCATGTGCAGCTTTCACTCCATGTCATAATGGGCCATATTGGGAACTGTCTTCTGATGCGTATATTGAAATAGAATTACCGTTAAGTTTTAAAAATTGCATAGATGGAAGTTTTATTTCATCTGTCTCTTGTCTGGGTTCAGCTACTTTCAGGCTATATGGTACAGTAAAGGATACCAATATTACAAACCTTGAATCAATATTACTTGGTACGATCAATACTACAGCAGTATCTCCTACCGCAACATCTATTACAACATCTCCCACCACAGCATCTCCTCCTCTTCTTATGGAGTCTACTTGTAATGGTATGAAAGGAAGTGGTGCATTTTCGTATCAATATGAAGAATTGTTTTATTCTAATGTTTTTGGAGATTGTGAAGGATTTTTTTCTATGGGTATTTATAAAGGTGTCAGAGAGAAGTTCGGCTTTGAATATTATACTAGCGATAGCATATGTGGAGGACCGAGTATTTACTTTTGTGATGTATATAATACTAAGGTAGAAGTTACTGATTGTGCAGGTAATAACATTGGGAATAGAAATGCAGCGTTTTTGTCTAATTCATTTTGTTTCGGTGGGACTTGTGGGTACTATATTATGATGCATCCTAATACTAGGGTTTTGCTGACAAACATTTCTGCAAATTCAGCAATATTTTCTGGAAGAGTTTCAATAGTAATTGGATTAAGCAAGGACAATTATTGGGTATCTTCAGTTGATGGTGGATACTGTAATAGCAACAATTCTTTCTGTGGGACATGTCCATACACTGTTCAATGTCGTGATGGTGGACCGTATTTAGAACTGTCTTATGATGCATATTTTGAAGTAGAATTACCATTAAGCTTTCAAAATGCCTTAGAAGCATGTAACGAAATTTCTTCTGATAATACATGTGCATCTGGTTCAGCTACTTTCAGGTTATACGGTACAGTAGAGGATACCAATATTCCGAATCTTCAATCAATATTCTACGGTCCCGTTATTAATCCTTCAGCACTAATACCTAAAAGTAATAGTAGTACCGCTCCTTCAGCACCAACGCCTCAAAGTGATAGTAGTACCACTCCAACGCCTAGTGCTGAAAGTAATAAATGCGATAGTAGTACTATTGAGGAGAACAAAAATCGTGATAATGCTAGGAAGGAGTTTCAAGAGCTCATGTCAAAAGTTAAGTCTGAAGAGAGGAATATCACTATGAGCGACATAGAAAATACGCAGTATTTGAAGAATTTTAAAGAGCATATAAAATGTACTGGCACTGAAGCAAAGTGTATTGGTGGTGTATTTAGTCAGAATGTATGCATACCAAGTGATGACCCTAGAGTTTCTGGTGTTAATCAAGATTTTTGTATGACGCATATGCCATCATCAAGTAGTACAAGTAGCACAAAGTAGCTACTCTCTATTTACGATGTTCAGTAGATGTTCTTCTTGGTTCAGATGTAAATTCAGTTTTTATCTTGTGAAATACTTGTTTTAAATTGCTGAACCCTTCTACCTCGATGGATGTGCGTAATTCTGATTTTGCAACATTTGCAAGATTTTCTTTCGGTATGATTGCTTTTTTGAATCCGAGTTTTGATGCTTCATTAAGTCTATTGTCTATATAGGAGATTGGACGTAACTCCCCAAGTAATCCTATTTCTCCTATAAAAATTGTATCACGCGTAACTAATATACCGTAATGTGCAGATAATAAAGCGACTGCAACAGCTAAATCTATTCCAGTTTCATTAATTCTCAATCCCCCTACAACATTTAAGTACACTTCTTTATCCATTAATTTAATTCCTATTCTAGAATTAAGTATCGCTATTATCATACCAAGTCTAGGACTATCCCAACCGATAGATAATCTTCTGGGATTTGTAAAAAAAGATTGTGATGTAAGAGCCTGTATTTCTACAATAATACTTCGAGATCCTTCATGAAAAGCTGTGATACATGAACCTGCCACTCCACCATCGTATTGTTGTGTAACAAAGAGTTCTGATGGATTACTTACTTCCATCAATCCTCCGTTTGACATGGTGAATATCCCTATGTCATTTGTAGCGCCATATCTATTTTTAATTGATCTGATAATCCTATGTTGTTTTATATTTTCCCCTTCAAATGAAAGTACTACATCTACCATATGTTCAAGTAGTTTAGGACCTGCTATTTGTCCATCTTTTGTAACATGTCCTACTATAATAACAACGTTGGAGAGCTGTTTTGCAAGTTTTATAAGTTCAAAAGCACAGGCTTTTACCTGACTCATACTACCCGGTGTAGCACCAATTTCTTCTAAGTATATTGTTTGGATCGAATCTACTATCAGTACACAGTTTTTTTTATTGTTATTTACGGTTGCTATAATTTCTAATAGTGAAGTTGTTGTCAGTATTTTTATATCACTTCCAGTAATTTGTAGTCTTTGTGCTCGTATTTTTAGTTGATTAAGTGATTCTTCAGCACTGATATATATGCTTTGTATTCCTTTTAATGCGAGGTTATTACAAAGTTGCATCAATAGTGTTGATTTACCTATCCCTGGTTCTCCGCTCAAGAGAATTGTAGATTGAGCAACTATTCCGCCTCCTAATACTCTGTTTAATTCTTCAAAACCTGTATCGTATCGTGATAATAGTTCTGATTCTGAAGAAGTTAGTTCGTTTATCGGTATAACTTTCTCAAGAATATCTTTTTTAGAAAAATTCTGATGCAAACCGCTTATATTAAAATCTGTTAGCTCCTCTAGTATTGTGTTCCAAGAGCCACAACCATCACATTTTCCAATCCACTTAGCATACTGTGTACCGCATGTTTGGCATATATAAGTTACTTTATTTTTTGACATTCAGAGTAGGCGATAAATATTCAGTAGTATGTATCTTTTTTTAGTTGTTTTGTATCTACATTATAACTGTTCCGTTATATTAACTCTTATCATGCTAAAAGGCTAAAACTCAAAGGCTAAAATATTTTTTCTTTGAAGTTAAAGGTGAATTTAGGTCTATAATCTTTTCGATGTATGATCGCATTTATCGGGAGGAATAGTACATCTATGAAAGTTTTGAGCATTATTTTTCCTTTGAATTCTATTTCATTTTTTTGCATGTCGGCTCCGCCAGTTCCAGTAATTGTAAACATATCGCTCTCTATATTACATCCAATTAAAGATATTTTGTTTAAGCTTAGATCTGAGATATAGCATTTACTGTCTTGTATACTGATTTGCTGTTGCATAGTTATAATTTTTGCAATATTTGTCATGCTAGGATACAGCGACAGAATTCGTGTAGCGATATTTATTAATTTATTATTATGAATGTCGAGATTTGATATCAGTAGTATATTTTCATCTAAGTGTTGTTTTTGTCCAATTGTTTTAAAATTAGTACTAAGTTTTACATTTCCTTTCTTAAATTGTTGAAGATTTGCAAATTTTTCAACTAATGACATCACATTTTGCAATTGCACTGATAGCTTGTCATTTGCGTATGTGATTCCATAATGTCCGGTATTTCCAATGCTATTTGTAACACATGCGAATTTTGTATCTTTTTCATCACTATTTCGAATGTAATTCAGCAGTGTATTACTCAATCTAATTTTTTGCCCCAGTAATATGTTTTTTATATCAAGTGCTAATGATATAGCATAATTATTTCTTTTATTATTATACAAGTTCAAAATATCTGTAATGGTTAACCCCGATAGATTGAGGGTATTTTGTTTAATATCAATAGATATACTATTACCATCCTTTTTAATTATTGTTTTTTCTTCTTTTGAGATTGCATGCGTAGGGGTTATGGTGAAGATTTTTTCATTATTTTCGTTATTAACAGTTACGGTACCATCATACGATATTGCAGAACTGCTTAGTGAGAATTTATATGTATTATCTATTTTATATACCGTGGCATTAACGTCAGTAATATTAACTGGATTTACACTTCTATATATTGATATATATGGGCATTTTATATTAATTGTTTTGAGATATATTTGATTATTTATATCGAGCGAAATAAATGTATCGAGTCTGTCTTGAGGTGTGATTTTTGTATCGCCAAAATATATTGGATTATAAATAGATGAACGCACTATAAGTTGATTTGCTCTGTTTGCACCAACAAGTGAGACCGGTGTTATTCCAAAATTCTTTTGTTTTAGTTTGCTGAAAGCAAATATCTTCTCTTTGCATTCAGAAAAATTAAAATCACTATTCTCTACTATTTCTTTGTTCTTTTGAGCTAAGCTGTAATTGAGAAAAGCTTGATGTACGTTTTTAGAATTATGGCATTCTGTATACACTTGAATTGTATCTTTATGCCAAGATAGCAATACATTACTTAGTTTGATATTTGAACCTAGTAGTTGTTGTATCTGATGCGTATATGAAGTATTTTTCAACGCTATCTTATCTATATATCCGTTTATTTTAAAGATAGGTATATTACTTTTAAGTAAATCGAATTGTAAATTCATTAAAAACATTCCTTCTGTATTCTGTACGTCGAAATTATCATCGATAATGTTAACAATACTTTTTACAGATTTTTGAGTAAAAAGTGCCTTTATAACGTCTAAATATGAGATTATTTTACCATCGATATAGTATGTTATATCCATGAGATTTTTGCGAGCTCCAAGTGTGATATCAGCTTTTCCGTTTGGTATATATAGTAGATTATTTTTCTGAAACTTATGCTTTGATGATATTTTAGAGAAATCGGCATATGCATTTTTTGCGTCTAAATGAATATTTGTTTCTTTATTATAAAATTTTCCACTTATAGCTACATTTTCTCCAGATACTATTGGAAACAGTAGTGATAATGGAGCAAATTTCGAGTTTACTGTGTTAGCATTCCAAGAGAATGATTTTATTTTATTCTCGATATATGAAAATCTTAATTCTCCTCCTTCCGCTATATTATCAAAAAATACGTTTTCTTGTATGAATTTTTTAGCTTTTTTTTCTAATTTCCGAGGCCAGTACATCAGAAAATCATTTCTCGAAATTCGAGAGGTATTTTTTATAAAGAAGTCAAATTGTGGTATCTCATACTGATATTGTAAGTTAAATTGTGCTGTTATCATATTATCAGTCGTGATCTTTCCATTGCTAATATTGAGAATTTTACTCTTTATGTTTAAAGAGCCATTACCAGTAATATTATCTAATTTTTCACTATCGTAGAAGAAGATATTTTTCGCATATACATCATGAAAGTCAAAAGATATGTCAAAAAGATGTGGAGCACTTTGATTTATGGAGATTTCATAATTAGTTTTGAGTGGGATATCCTTTTTGGTTGGTTCATATTTTGTAAAAGCAATATTTGTTTTGCTACTGATGTATGTATTATTGTCGAATTGCGGTCCAATAATTGTATTCAGCTTGATTGAATACCGCGTTGTATGCCTTTTAGCTATACCGGTACTTTCTACATCGTATTTTTCGTGATTGTCATTTAGATTTATTGTGAGTTTTTCAAGTAGTATTTGTTCTTTTTGGCTATATTGTAGAGTAATATTTTGTAGTTCTACTTTATGAGGTGCTAATGCAAGTATTTTAGAAAGTGCTTTAAAATTTATGTGCTGAGCACCGGTACTTTTTATATATTCATTTAGTGTACATAAGATTTCTGTATCGATCTTGTAATCTGAAAGCAATATGGAATCAATCGAAAGAAACGACCATGGTAGGAGTGAAAGTGAAATTTTTGTACTTGGAAGAGCATATTGAAAATGTGGAGAAACTTTATCTGTGATAAGAGTAGTGCACTGAATTTCAAGAGATGATAAGAAATTTCTAAATTTCAGTTCTACATTTTGAAATACTAATTCTTTATCATTAGGCAACTCTATATATTTCATCGCAATATTCTGTGCAAGCAATATTTGATGCTTCGTGAGTCTGATGTGTAATAGTGTGAGAAGTGAAATAAACAGCATTATGAGTAGTGATACTACGATAATGCTTTTTGCTATCTTCCGTATTTGATATGATAAAGTGCTTCTCATAGAAAATTTATCTATTTTGAAGAGATGTCTGTTAGTACTAAAATCCTAGATTTTTCATCATAAGTACTATTAATAATAGTGCTTTGAAATTTAAATCTCTTTGAGGCTTCTAGTATTTCGTATTCTATATTTTCACCTTTCATCAGAAAAATACTAACGTTCAGATGAGATAGGCATTCAAAGTTTCGTATACAAGCGTTGAGTAATTTTTTTACAGTTGAAAAAGCCAATGCCGTGATCGTTATGCAATTGTTTATAGCAATAGGTATTTGCATTGCTTCTACTTTTTCTATTCTACTATTTATGATTTTAGCGTCTAAATTTAACTTTGATACTGCTAATGTAAGAAATGCACACTTTTTAGAATTAGAATCCACCATTATAACTTTAGCTCCCAAAATACTCAGTATAATACTAGGTAAACCATTACCGCTACCGATATCTAATATGAGGGATTTGGAGTTAAATTTTAGTATGGTAAGATGCAATTCTACAGATCGCATAACGTAATTTAGCAGCTTACTAAACTGTAACTTTGAAGAGCATAAATTTACGTGATTGTTCACTTGTTGTAGTATAGCTAGATATTCTACTATCTTTTTATACGCTCCGAATTGTATGCTTTCTATTAAATTTATATCTTCTGTTTTCATACAGTGCCGTATCAAGTACGAATTTTGATGTTCATAGGTGAAATTCTAGCAGAAAGTATGATTGACAACTAGTAATTTTTACGCTGTAATTTTGGCTAATTCTCTTGATGTAGAAAATGTTAATTGTATGCAAACGGTGAATGCTTTTTTCGCTAATATTGGAAGATTACCTTCTTTTATTCTCTGTGTAATTGGAATGATGTTTACAAGGAAAATTTCAGTTGTGATGTTTAGAAGTTGTGTGTTGGAATTTGGCTTTTTTTCTTTACCTATTATTAGTTTAACTGCTGCGTTTACTGGTGCTGTTTTAGCACTACAAAGCTATACTGGTTTATCAGCAGTAAATCCAGAAATGCTTCTTAGTAGTATGATTGTAGTATCGATTACTAGAGAGTTGGGACCAGTGTTAAGCAGTTTGATGTTTACAGGACGGGTAGGGGCTAAGATAGCAGCGGAAGTTTCTAGCATGAAAAATAGCGAGCAAATAGATGCAATGTACACATTAGGTGTCGATCCAATTAGGTATTTAGCTATACCAAGAATAATGAGTGGAGTAATTTGCATGCCATTTCTTGTGATGATTGCTGATGTAATAGGTATAATAGGCGGAGGAGTTGTCAGTATAATGATTCTCGATTTTAACTATGAGACGTATGTTAGTAGTTCGATCAACGCATTTAAGCTTGTAGATTTTAGTTCTGGTCTTATCAAAGCCTTATTTTTTGGGTTAATTAGTACTTCTGTATCTTTTTATCAAGGCTTTAATTCTGACTATAGTGCTTCTGGCATCGGAAAAGCGACTACCGAAGCGGTAGTATGGTCTTCAGTGCTAATCATGTTTGCAAATTATATTCTAACAAACATAATGTTCAATGCTACTGTATAATTGATTAAAGATAATAATGCATATCTCATATTTGAAAGAAGCAAGTCAATCAAGTAGTTGGGTTTTTAAAGAATCATTTAGTTTATTGAAGCATATTAATAATAGTGTTCCATCAAAAGGGTTTGTACTTTTTTCGACGGGATATGGCCCCTCCGGTTT
Coding sequences:
- the radA gene encoding DNA repair protein RadA yields the protein MSKNKVTYICQTCGTQYAKWIGKCDGCGSWNTILEELTDFNISGLHQNFSKKDILEKVIPINELTSSESELLSRYDTGFEELNRVLGGGIVAQSTILLSGEPGIGKSTLLMQLCNNLALKGIQSIYISAEESLNQLKIRAQRLQITGSDIKILTTTSLLEIIATVNNNKKNCVLIVDSIQTIYLEEIGATPGSMSQVKACAFELIKLAKQLSNVVIIVGHVTKDGQIAGPKLLEHMVDVVLSFEGENIKQHRIIRSIKNRYGATNDIGIFTMSNGGLMEVSNPSELFVTQQYDGGVAGSCITAFHEGSRSIIVEIQALTSQSFFTNPRRLSIGWDSPRLGMIIAILNSRIGIKLMDKEVYLNVVGGLRINETGIDLAVAVALLSAHYGILVTRDTIFIGEIGLLGELRPISYIDNRLNEASKLGFKKAIIPKENLANVAKSELRTSIEVEGFSNLKQVFHKIKTEFTSEPRRTSTEHRK
- a CDS encoding 16S rRNA (guanine(527)-N(7))-methyltransferase RsmG, translating into MKTEDINLIESIQFGAYKKIVEYLAILQQVNNHVNLCSSKLQFSKLLNYVMRSVELHLTILKFNSKSLILDIGSGNGLPSIILSILGAKVIMVDSNSKKCAFLTLAVSKLNLDAKIINSRIEKVEAMQIPIAINNCITITALAFSTVKKLLNACIRNFECLSHLNVSIFLMKGENIEYEILEASKRFKFQSTIINSTYDEKSRILVLTDISSK
- a CDS encoding ABC transporter permease — its product is MANSLDVENVNCMQTVNAFFANIGRLPSFILCVIGMMFTRKISVVMFRSCVLEFGFFSLPIISLTAAFTGAVLALQSYTGLSAVNPEMLLSSMIVVSITRELGPVLSSLMFTGRVGAKIAAEVSSMKNSEQIDAMYTLGVDPIRYLAIPRIMSGVICMPFLVMIADVIGIIGGGVVSIMILDFNYETYVSSSINAFKLVDFSSGLIKALFFGLISTSVSFYQGFNSDYSASGIGKATTEAVVWSSVLIMFANYILTNIMFNATV